One genomic region from Acidobacteriota bacterium encodes:
- a CDS encoding polymer-forming cytoskeletal protein has translation MMFKKEENEDSSTQSRPPQSGFGKATSAAKGGSGNAVIGPSITVKGDVTGDEDLVIQGRVEGAVSLAKHNLTIGPDGHLKADVDARTVIVEGEVEGDIRGQEQIVLRHTARVEGSIAAPRVTLEDGAVFRGGIEMGSGGGDGKPAAPKKAETTSKVDDDTKGRPAHGAGADKETGARLPA, from the coding sequence ATGATGTTCAAAAAGGAAGAAAACGAGGATTCTTCGACACAGTCGCGGCCGCCTCAAAGCGGTTTCGGCAAGGCGACCTCCGCAGCAAAAGGCGGTAGCGGCAACGCGGTCATCGGCCCCTCGATCACCGTCAAGGGAGATGTGACGGGCGACGAGGACCTGGTGATCCAGGGGCGGGTGGAAGGCGCGGTAAGTCTTGCCAAGCACAACCTGACCATCGGCCCCGACGGCCACCTCAAAGCGGACGTCGACGCCCGGACGGTGATTGTGGAAGGAGAGGTCGAGGGCGACATCCGAGGCCAGGAGCAGATCGTTCTCCGCCACACGGCGCGAGTCGAGGGCAGCATTGCCGCACCACGCGTGACACTCGAGGACGGCGCGGTGTTCCGCGGTGGAATCGAGATGGGCTCCGGCGGTGGAGACGGCAAGCCTGCGGCCCCGAAGAAGGCCGAAACCACCTCGAAGGTCGACGATGATACGAAGGGTCGTCCCGCCCACGGCGCGGGAGCCGACAAGGAGACGGGCGCGCGCCTCCCGGCCTGA